One Roseomonas gilardii subsp. gilardii genomic region harbors:
- a CDS encoding MFS transporter: MIPFVGNLSDRIGRRPPIIVGALGAGLLSFGYLYAISIHNVPLAIIMSLLMWGLVYQGYNAVFPSFFPELFPTRTRVSAMAISQNIGTTISALLPALFTAIAPPGSANIPLTIGAVTLGITAIAAIAAYSARETYRIHMNDLGQVNAQPVEKGRYEEMRLASINAIAKS, translated from the coding sequence GTGATCCCCTTCGTCGGCAACCTGTCCGACAGGATCGGCCGCCGTCCGCCGATCATCGTGGGTGCCCTCGGCGCCGGGCTGCTGTCCTTCGGCTACCTCTATGCCATCAGCATCCACAATGTGCCGCTGGCGATCATCATGTCGCTGCTGATGTGGGGGCTGGTCTACCAGGGCTACAACGCGGTCTTCCCGAGCTTCTTCCCGGAGCTCTTCCCGACCCGCACCCGCGTTTCGGCGATGGCGATCTCGCAGAACATCGGCACGACGATCTCCGCCCTGCTGCCGGCGCTCTTCACCGCCATAGCGCCCCCGGGCTCGGCCAATATCCCGCTGACCATCGGGGCGGTCACCCTGGGCATCACGGCGATCGCGGCGATCGCGGCCTACAGCGCCCGCGAGACCTACCGGATCCACATGAACGACCTGGGCCAGGTCAATGCCCAGCCGGTGGAGAAGGGCCGCTACGAGGAGATGCGCCTGGCGTCGATCAACGCCATCGCCAAGAGCTGA